A single Oncorhynchus nerka isolate Pitt River linkage group LG10, Oner_Uvic_2.0, whole genome shotgun sequence DNA region contains:
- the dhx57 gene encoding putative ATP-dependent RNA helicase DHX57 has translation MMGNMPMQKIFMTNENQEQVKELLRELQTQDYDDEPYDEEEEYEEEEEYDELDYREEGQFWNTHDEPVESAESPVFDPDSEDERRPTPEPVIGLFAIGKLCRYGFDRERSKQALEAGVGEVGATMEQLLLQVFSERYGPKAVSPDGLQGAPMDECLTQRQEEALALTAIYGDRFTERIANSVWTVTLDPDFLADIAGGKQNASARTNNSVQIRDVCSFYLKGAGCRFGAKCKYKHQMPTKGTASGPQDPVGASQPGFSSYSSPEYVLEVRFPKGNRYPFQAPVVAFSTNDETIGAAARLSVTEHLFGEALAAAKEGEPVVYTLITCCEDEATMKELLSVMHHKYSSLPPVVVAPPPAAVAMTKSKSGRSNTASHVESKSITNINRTTPTNSTANSSTAPTNRTSSHRIQQATEDLEEEEDEEGVVVPQTESYVNLRKKMVKRHEERTGSQQKENAKLCREFRTKQSSRRFTSMLQQRQKLPAWNEKENILDLLDNCQVLVVSGMTGCGKTTQIPQFILDASLSGPTDQVANIICTQPRRISAISVAERVAQERAERLGNSVGYQIRLETVRSAATRLLYCTTGVLLRRLEGEADLTGISHVIVDEVHERTEESDFLLLVLKDLMVQRPDLKIILMSATLNADLFSQYYNNCNTIHIPGRTFPVDQFFLEDAVAKTRYVIEDGSPFMRSGGGKSSSGSKGGRGGAKDPVDQLGDDMWSFMNLQKKDFIKDSIPDQQLSLQELTVRYKDTKKSVLKTISAMDLDKINMDLVESVLEYIVDGDHSYPPGAVLVFMPGLAEIKTLYEQLQSNRMFNNRNRARCVVYPLHSSLSNEEQQAVFKRPPEGVTKIIISTNIAETSVTIDDVVYVVDSGKMKEKSYDASKSMESLEESWVSRANALQRRGRAGRVASGVCFHLFTSHCFQHQLAEQQLPEIQRVPLEQLCLRIKILDVFAERPLDSVFSRLIEPPAMGSLDAAKQRLQDLGALTADEKLTPLGYHLACLPVDVRIGKLMLFGAIFRCLDPALTIAASLAFKSPFVSPWDKREEANEKKLNYALANSDHLALLQAYKGWCGAARNGNQAGFQYCRENFLSSRGLQEIASLKRQFTELLSDIGFVKEGLKARVIERMAAKGTDGIIEATGREANLNSDNIRLMSAMLCAALYPNVVQVRSPHEKFKQTSKGAVKMQPKADELRYMTKNDGCVHVHPSSVNYTVRHYDSPYLVYHEKVKTSRVFIRDCSMVSVYPLVLFGGGQVNVELQKGEFVISLDDGWIRFAAASHQVAELVKELRWELDQLLEDKIRNPSMDLCTCPRGSRIIHMIVKLITTQ, from the exons ATGATGGGCAACATGCCCATGCAGAAGATCTTCATGACCAATGAGAACCAGGAGCAGGTGAAAGAGCTGCTGAGAGAGCTGCAGACCCAGGACTACGACGATGAGCCATATGA TGAAGAAGAGGagtatgaggaagaggaggagtatgATGAGCTGGATTACCGGGAGGAAGGGCAGTTCTGGAACACCCATGATGAGCCTGTTGAGAGTGCAGAGAGCCCCGTCTTTGATCCTGACTCTGAGGATGAACGGCGGCCCACTCCCGAGCCAGTCATAGGACTGTTTGCAATAGGAAAGCTCTGCAG GTATGGTTTCGACCGGGAGCGCAGCAAGCAGGCCCTGGAGGCAGGTGTAGGGGAGGTGGGAGCCACCATGGAACAGCTGCTCCTCCAGGTCTTCTCCGAGCGCTACGGCCCCAAAGCTGTCTCCCCCGATGGCCTCCAAGGGGCGCCCATGGACGAGTGCCTCACCCAGAGACAGGAGGAGGCCTTGGCCCTCACCGCCATCTACGGCGACCGTTTCACCGAGCGCATCGCCAACAGCGTTTGGACTGTCACTTTGGACCCCGACTTCCTGGCTGACATTGCAGGAGGTAAACAGAACGCATCTGCTCGTACCAACAACTCCGTTCAAATTAGGGACGTCTGCAGCTTCTACCTAAAGGGTGCCGGCTGCAGGTTTGGAGCTAAGTGCAAGTATAAGCACCAGATGCCCACCAAGGGAACAGCTTCAGGCCCTCAAGACCCCGTGGGAGCCAGCCAACCTGGGTTCAGCAGCTACTCCTCTCCAGAGTACGTGCTGGAGGTCCGCTTCCCTAAAGGGAACCGCTACCCCTTCCAGGCCCCTGTCGTGGCCTTCAGCACTAACGATGAGACCATAGGGGCCGCAGCCAGGCTGAGTGTCACAGAGCATCTGTTCGGGGAGGCCTTGGCTGCAGCGAAGGAGGGGGAGCCCGTGGTCTACACCCTGATCACTTGCTGCGAGGACGAGGCCACCATGAAGGAGCTGCTGTCAGTCATGCATCATAAATACAGCTCCCTGCCCCCTGTGGTAGTGGCTCCACCCCCTGCTGCTGTTGCCATGACGAAGAGCAAGAGTGGGAGGAGCAACACTGCATCACATGTGGAGAGCAAGAGTATTACGAACATCAACAGAACTACCCCAACTAACAGCACCGCCAACAGCAGCACTGCCCCAACTAACAGAACAAGCAGCCACAGGATACAGCAGGCCACAGAAgacttggaggaggaggaggatgaggaaggagTGGTGGTTCCTCAGACCGAGAGCTATGTCAACCTGAGGAAGAAGATGGTGAAGAGACATGAAGAGAGGACAGGGAGCCAGCAAAAGGAGAACGCCAAACTGTGTCGAGAGTTCAGGACAAAacag TCATCCAGGCGCTTCACCTCCATgttgcagcagagacagaagctgCCTGCTTGGAATGAGAAGGAGAACATCCTGGACCTGTTGGACAACTGCCAGGTGCTGGTGGTCAGTGGCATGACTGG GTGTGGTAAGACCACCCAGATCCCTCAGTTCATTCTGGATGCATCTCTGAGTGGGCCTACTGACCAGGTGGCTAACATCATCTGCACCCAGCCCCGCCGTATCTCTGCCATCTCCGTGGCTGAGAGGGTGGCACAGGAGCGGGCAGAACGCCTCGGTAACTCAGTGGGTTACCAGATCCGCCTGGAGACTGTCAGG tctgcgGCCACCAGGCTGCTGTACTGCACCACAGGAGTTCTActgaggaggctggagggggagGCAGACCTCACAGGGATCTCTCATGTCATAGTGGATGAGGTGCATGAGCGCACAGAGGAGAG tgacTTCCTCCTGTTGGTGTTGAAGGATCTGATGGTACAGCGACCAGATCTGAAGATCATCCTGATGAGTGCCACCCTCAACGCTGACCTCTTCTCCCAGTACTACAACAACTGTAACACCATCCACATACCAG GACGCACTTTCCCTGTCGACCAGTTTTTCCTGGAAGATGCAGTTGCCAAAACCCG GTATGTGATTGAGGATGGCAGTCCGTTCATGCGCTCGGGCGGGGGGAAGTCCTCATCAGGCAGTAAGGGAGGCAGAGGGGGGGCCAAAGACCCCGTGGACCAGCTGGGAGACGACATGTGGTCCTTCATGAACCTCCAGAAAAAAGACTTCATTAAAGACTCCATCCCTGACCAGCAGCTCAGCCTGCAGGAACTCACTGTCCGATACAAAG ACACCAAGAAGTCTGTCTTGAAGACCATATCTGCCATGGACCTGGATAAGATCAACATGGACCTGGTGGAGAGTGTGCTGGAGTATATTGTGGACGGGGACCATAGCTACCCTCCAG GTGCTGTGTTGGTATTCATGCCGGGCCTGGCTGAGATTAAGACTCTTTATGAGCAGCTCCAGTCCAACAGGATGTTCAACAACCGGAACAGAGCCAG gtgtgtGGTGTACCCGCTCCACTCGTCCCTGTCTAACGAGGAGCAACAGGCTGTGTTCAAGCGGCCACCAGAGGGCGTCACCAAGATCATCATCTCCACCAACATCGCTGAGACCTCCGTTACCATCGACGACGTGGTCTACGTGGTGGACTCAGGCAAGATGAAGGAGAAGAG TTACGACGCCTCTAAGAGCATGGAGAGCCTGGAGGAGTCGTGGGTGTCCCGTGCCAACGCCCTGCAGAGGAGAGGGCGAGCAGGCCGCGTGGCCTCAGGGGTGTGCTTCCATCTCTTCACCAGCCACTGCTTCCAACACCAACTGGCAGAGCAGCAGCTGCCAGAGATCCAGAGAGTCCCCTTGGAGCAGCTCTGCCTCAG GATTAAGATCCTGGATGTGTTTGCGGAGCGGCCACTGGATTCTGTGTTCTCCCGGCTCATTGAGCCCCCGGCCATGGGCAGTCTGGATGCGGCCAAGCAGCGTTTGCAGGACCTGGGGGCTCTGACGGCCGACGAGAAGCTCACCCCTCTGGGCTATCACCTGGCCTGTCTGCCTGTGGACGTCCGCATTGGCAAACTCATGCTGTTTGGTGCCATCTTTCGCTGCCTGGACCCTGCCCTCACCATCGCTGCCAGCCTGGCCTTCAAGTCTCCCTTC GTGTCTCCTTGGGATAAGAGGGAGGAGGCCAATGAGAAGAAGCTGAATTATGCCCTGGCCAACAGTGACCATCTGGCCCTGCTGCAGGCATACAAG GGCTGGTGTGGTGCAGCCAGAAACGGGAATCAGGCCGGGTTTCAGTACTGCAGAGAGAACTTCCTGTCTAGCCGGGGCTTACAG GAGATAGCCAGTCTGAAGAGGCAGTTTACAGAGCTGCTGTCTGATATTGGCTTCGTCAAGGAGGGACTGAAGGCTAGAGTCATTGAGAGAATGGCTGCCAAAGGGACTGATGGTATAATTGAGGCTACGGGCCGTGAG GCTAACCTCAACTCTGACAACATCAGGTTGATGTCTGCCATGCTCTGTGCTGCCCTATATCCCAATGTAGTACAG GTGAGGTCTCCTCATGAGAAGTTCAAGCAGACCAGTAAAGGAGCGGTGAAGATGCAGCCCAAAGCAGACGAGTTACGCTACATGACCAAGAATGACGGCTGTGTCCACGTACACCCCTCCTCCGTCAACTACACG GTGCGCCACTACGACAGCCCCTACCTGGTGTACCATGAGAAGGTGAAGACGAGCCGTGTGTTCATCAGAGACTGCAGCATGGTGTCGGTGTACCCCTTGGTGCTGTTTGGGGGGGGGCAGGTCAACGTGGAGCTGCAGAAGGGCGAGTTCGTCATCTCCCTGGACGACGGCTGGATCCGGTTCGCCGCAGCATCGCACCAG GTGGCAGAGCTGGTGAAGGAGCTGCGCTGGGAGTTGGACCAGCTTCTCGAAGATAAGATCAGAAACCCCAGCATGGACCTGTGTACTTGCCCGAGAGGCTCCCGTATCATCCACATGATCGTCAAGCTCATCACCACCCAGTAA